The Virgibacillus dokdonensis genome includes a window with the following:
- a CDS encoding M56 family metallopeptidase: MQLFIISVITILLTCISFILPKKVSVGLLLIGSCSMIVYLLMTNEFFEAVLPLSVMFVTYFSFSVVFDHDKKLKKQQLQQKLSVTNFQIVELKRDVRRILMDICLAGAIAGVSVICLLFIPEMINTLKYLLGYYLILMLPPFLNRLVDYFFAKVYMLPEEQVLVIISLLEARELPMEHLEAIQKQSNPDILRLHPSFAFLAERKDYTISFSTVLRLTFSGETMYLTPVNVEAWYMYWNRFIQVDQVETEKNILPIWHRSNIKRLLWKGYFAISVKGVAAYTALLTILIFLHCPWYVITVFVFLWWLFNMYIADRLLINASDAEEVTAGELYHISQEIFSKAGITGTRLYVIDSDVYNGFATGTHIGKGTIMLTSATTKLSWSAVKAILAHEAIHIKKRDVMVNQIGRVMLMIVLGFGIFLSFNGLKQLIEQPLLLIVLINLLWAIFIICLSGVAQWTGVSIILCKSPFVDVNSE; this comes from the coding sequence ATGCAACTCTTTATCATAAGTGTTATTACTATTTTACTTACCTGTATTTCTTTCATTCTTCCAAAGAAAGTAAGTGTAGGGCTACTTCTTATCGGCAGTTGTAGTATGATCGTATATTTACTCATGACGAATGAATTTTTCGAAGCAGTCTTGCCACTTAGTGTGATGTTTGTCACCTATTTTAGTTTTAGTGTTGTCTTTGACCATGACAAAAAGTTGAAAAAACAGCAATTACAACAAAAGCTTTCGGTTACAAACTTTCAGATCGTTGAACTGAAAAGAGATGTTAGGCGAATTTTGATGGATATTTGTTTAGCTGGTGCAATAGCAGGAGTTTCCGTTATTTGTCTTCTTTTTATTCCAGAAATGATCAATACACTTAAGTATCTACTTGGCTACTATTTAATTTTGATGCTTCCACCATTCTTGAACCGCTTGGTAGATTATTTCTTTGCCAAGGTGTATATGTTACCTGAGGAACAAGTGCTGGTCATTATCTCCTTACTTGAAGCAAGAGAATTGCCAATGGAACATTTAGAAGCTATTCAAAAACAATCTAATCCAGATATTTTAAGACTTCATCCTAGTTTTGCCTTTTTAGCTGAACGAAAAGATTATACAATTTCATTTTCAACCGTATTGCGTTTAACTTTTTCTGGAGAAACAATGTATTTAACACCTGTAAATGTAGAGGCGTGGTACATGTACTGGAATCGTTTTATCCAAGTAGACCAAGTAGAAACGGAAAAAAATATTCTTCCAATCTGGCATAGGAGCAATATAAAGCGCTTGTTATGGAAAGGCTATTTTGCAATTAGCGTTAAAGGTGTTGCTGCATATACAGCGTTATTAACTATTTTGATTTTTCTTCATTGTCCGTGGTATGTTATTACTGTTTTTGTATTTCTATGGTGGCTGTTTAATATGTATATTGCAGACCGACTACTCATTAATGCTTCAGACGCAGAAGAAGTTACAGCGGGAGAGTTATATCATATTTCCCAGGAAATTTTTTCGAAGGCTGGAATAACAGGCACTAGATTATATGTGATTGACTCTGATGTATATAACGGTTTTGCAACGGGTACGCACATTGGAAAAGGGACGATAATGTTGACTAGCGCAACAACGAAATTATCCTGGTCTGCAGTGAAGGCTATTTTAGCACATGAGGCAATACACATAAAAAAGCGGGATGTTATGGTGAATCAAATTGGACGGGTGATGTTAATGATTGTTCTTGGATTTGGCATCTTTTTATCTTTTAATGGACTAAAGCAATTAATAGAACAGCCATTACTACTTATTGTATTAATAAATTTACTTTGGGCTATTTTTATAATCTGTTTATCAGGGGTTGCTCAATGGACGGGTGTGTCAATAATTTTGTGTAAATCCCCTTTTGTAGATGTTAACTCTGAATAA
- a CDS encoding LolA family protein yields the protein MSACTPDSNQFSPKEMVNKVLTTEKETNVAYYGESTTVTKENETEVERFVMKEWRDGTGKIRVEIEGNKEEPISIAVNDGASLISYEPKQKQALIMDDQEMLALNQPSPMDQVNFILEQISKTHEIRTGKEQKIAGRQTQLVIAEPKAKDQLYGRQELWIDKENWIVLKMNATIGNQTVETEYNQINFEADIADEKYSLKLPKDVEVKNMNELNSNRKVTLEEAREQMGSTFLYVPEAEDIVLSNVELIELAGEFSRMEVSMDYTKNNIPIFNLSVFPIPNEDNNDIETFTASNEKRITFRGVDGVYTEDDTYQMLLWDEQGLRYSIMIMDADLSLNQIKQFVNKMKFVP from the coding sequence TTGTCAGCGTGTACACCAGATTCAAATCAATTTTCTCCAAAGGAAATGGTTAATAAAGTATTAACTACTGAAAAAGAAACAAATGTAGCTTATTATGGAGAGTCGACAACGGTAACGAAAGAAAATGAAACAGAAGTAGAACGGTTTGTAATGAAAGAATGGCGAGACGGTACAGGCAAAATTCGTGTGGAAATAGAAGGCAATAAAGAAGAGCCCATATCTATTGCCGTTAATGATGGCGCATCTTTAATTAGTTACGAACCAAAGCAAAAACAAGCTCTCATCATGGATGACCAAGAAATGCTTGCATTAAATCAACCATCCCCTATGGATCAAGTGAACTTTATTTTAGAACAAATTTCAAAAACACATGAAATAAGAACGGGAAAAGAACAGAAGATAGCTGGTCGCCAAACGCAACTCGTCATCGCTGAACCTAAAGCTAAAGATCAATTATATGGTCGACAAGAGTTATGGATAGATAAGGAAAACTGGATTGTTTTAAAAATGAATGCAACGATAGGAAACCAAACAGTAGAAACAGAATATAACCAAATTAATTTTGAAGCAGATATAGCTGATGAGAAATACTCCTTGAAATTACCAAAAGATGTAGAAGTTAAAAATATGAATGAGTTAAATTCAAATCGCAAAGTTACTTTAGAAGAAGCACGTGAACAAATGGGAAGTACATTCTTATATGTGCCTGAAGCAGAAGATATAGTGTTAAGTAATGTTGAACTAATTGAACTGGCAGGTGAATTTTCGCGTATGGAAGTAAGCATGGATTATACGAAAAACAACATACCGATATTCAATTTGTCTGTTTTTCCAATACCAAATGAAGATAATAATGACATTGAAACGTTTACAGCGTCAAATGAAAAGCGGATTACATTCCGAGGCGTGGATGGGGTGTATACGGAGGATGATACGTATCAAATGTTGTTATGGGACGAACAAGGTCTGCGTTATTCTATCATGATAATGGATGCAGATTTAAGTTTGAACCAAATCAAACAATTCGTAAATAAAATGAAATTTGTCCCTTAA
- a CDS encoding sensor histidine kinase: protein MKIKTWLLVSYFVVMVLPVMAGYLLFLFIQGYHDELKIQEHIETVEEITTLKALLVDPELYEFNSDWGKMKQNIDKNQAVTVLNKDGIVMYASHSSVTSTFQKYGKKQLYEGLYELEQGYRSYTYRQPVFMKDKLIGFFEIQIPREQWVKGVTNRALLVGVGLCIIFIVIYTLVVLFVNKKIVRPLKKLINDIKRFAAGESIHERKTKKDEMGELTAHFYVMSRQINKARKIAKQEQQAKEYLVASVSHDLKTPLTSIKAYAESLVFEKDIHVKEQKEYLHIIMEKTDFLKAMLDDLLTYTMLRSSEKQLELALVDGEEFFDMLTSDFETLCKQKGIDLHVSLQVKGKYKVDPNQMIRVMDNLVSNAISHTATYGNIWLGVVSWDLPDWTYSFVRQNVDWKGQGEEGVFILIQNEGKGIDEAVLPHVFEPFYQHNPARSKQEFQRNGLGLSIAKQVIEEHGGWIHIFSQKNVGTCVVCMLPQTLER from the coding sequence ATGAAAATAAAAACATGGCTTCTGGTATCTTATTTTGTTGTTATGGTCCTTCCTGTAATGGCAGGTTATTTATTATTTTTATTCATACAAGGGTACCATGATGAACTGAAAATACAAGAACATATTGAAACGGTAGAGGAAATAACGACATTAAAGGCATTACTTGTTGACCCAGAATTATACGAGTTTAATAGCGATTGGGGCAAAATGAAGCAAAATATAGATAAGAATCAAGCTGTTACTGTACTAAATAAAGATGGCATAGTTATGTATGCATCTCATTCATCTGTTACTTCAACTTTTCAAAAATATGGAAAAAAGCAGTTGTATGAAGGTCTATACGAATTAGAACAAGGCTACCGTTCTTATACTTATCGTCAACCTGTATTTATGAAAGATAAACTAATTGGATTTTTTGAAATACAAATCCCTAGAGAACAATGGGTGAAGGGAGTTACGAATCGAGCACTTTTAGTAGGTGTAGGTTTATGTATTATTTTTATTGTTATTTATACGTTAGTTGTCCTGTTTGTGAATAAAAAAATAGTACGTCCATTGAAGAAGCTTATTAATGATATAAAACGATTTGCTGCTGGGGAATCAATACATGAAAGAAAGACGAAAAAAGATGAAATGGGGGAATTAACAGCACATTTTTATGTTATGAGTAGACAAATAAATAAGGCGAGAAAAATAGCTAAGCAAGAACAGCAAGCCAAGGAATACTTAGTTGCTAGCGTATCTCATGACTTAAAAACACCGTTGACTTCCATTAAAGCATACGCAGAGTCATTAGTATTTGAAAAAGATATCCATGTAAAAGAACAGAAGGAATATTTGCATATCATTATGGAAAAAACAGATTTTCTAAAAGCAATGCTTGATGATTTATTAACCTACACGATGTTGCGCTCATCAGAAAAGCAGCTGGAGTTGGCTTTAGTAGATGGGGAAGAATTTTTTGACATGTTAACCTCAGACTTTGAAACTCTTTGTAAACAAAAAGGGATTGACTTGCATGTTTCTTTGCAAGTCAAAGGGAAATACAAGGTAGACCCAAACCAAATGATACGTGTGATGGATAATCTTGTGAGCAATGCAATTTCCCATACTGCTACTTATGGAAATATTTGGTTAGGAGTTGTATCATGGGACTTGCCAGATTGGACATATTCCTTTGTGCGTCAAAATGTGGATTGGAAAGGGCAAGGGGAAGAGGGGGTTTTCATCTTAATACAAAACGAAGGAAAAGGGATAGATGAGGCGGTTTTACCTCATGTGTTTGAGCCATTTTATCAACATAATCCAGCGAGGAGTAAGCAAGAATTTCAAAGAAATGGTTTAGGGTTAAGTATTGCAAAACAAGTAATTGAAGAGCATGGAGGGTGGATACATATCTTCTCCCAAAAAAACGTAGGTACATGTGTTGTTTGTATGTTGCCTCAAACTTTGGAAAGGTGA
- a CDS encoding response regulator transcription factor, with the protein MEENILLVEDDLEIARIIRDMLMRNHYQVTWATTGLEGWEDFKIANYDLVIIDVMLPEMDGFSLCKNIRLKSDVPMIIISARKADGDKVKGLGLGADDYIAKPFSMLELKARVESHLRRWRRFQGVPKETKQTSYEHGLMVDWGECFVSLQGNRIMLTDKEWELLTVLAKHPEQTFSKEELYQHVWQQVGLDGVHTVTVHIKSLREKLQDSVKTPRYIQTVWGKGYRFIGDMQ; encoded by the coding sequence ATGGAAGAAAATATTTTACTTGTGGAAGACGATTTGGAAATTGCACGTATCATTCGAGATATGCTCATGCGTAACCATTATCAGGTAACATGGGCTACAACAGGGTTAGAAGGATGGGAAGATTTTAAAATTGCTAATTATGACCTTGTAATTATAGATGTCATGCTTCCTGAAATGGATGGGTTTTCTTTATGTAAAAATATCCGCTTAAAAAGTGACGTACCAATGATTATCATAAGCGCTCGAAAAGCAGATGGGGATAAAGTAAAAGGTTTAGGTTTAGGGGCAGATGATTATATAGCAAAACCATTTAGTATGCTGGAACTAAAAGCCCGAGTAGAATCGCATTTACGTCGTTGGCGTAGGTTCCAAGGAGTTCCTAAAGAGACAAAGCAAACCTCTTATGAACATGGGCTAATGGTAGATTGGGGAGAGTGCTTCGTTTCTCTTCAAGGCAATAGAATTATGCTAACCGATAAAGAATGGGAGTTACTTACTGTTTTGGCTAAACATCCTGAGCAAACGTTCTCCAAGGAAGAGCTATATCAACATGTTTGGCAGCAAGTTGGATTAGATGGTGTACATACGGTTACGGTACATATTAAATCATTAAGAGAAAAGTTGCAAGACTCTGTGAAGACGCCCCGGTATATACAAACGGTATGGGGAAAAGGCTATCGATTTATTGGTGACATGCAATGA
- a CDS encoding IS4 family transposase, which translates to MDNHTIKMVFKEYIHPLDTKVIQKMIDIEGVDKYVKKLDTIAYILLFIYAQLKKSENLAVISQSVSRKKTVQRLVGIDSISKSQLSRKNRQIPHEIPEAILRHLIQKVQYTLGPVKAGKALLQLHLIDSSTISMCLSGYEWADFRETKAGIKMHTSIRLCNDTLSLDKMILTPARPADETQLDELIVYQLDVLHVFDRGYFNFAKFDAYSEKGIKFATRIKANTVVHVVEELLVDPSSPITRHAMVTIGNMKHPLQLIETTDSNGKPIRIVCNDAKRSAQEISDIYRNRWKIELFFKWIKQHLVITTLYGKSENAVYNQVYLAMITFCLIILMKNKIGFKGTLLEMLRWIKDGYDQSMATFILKVRKEPERESSGRRRWDNERIFAETLAQYETGDVLHLDDLTYDLFV; encoded by the coding sequence ATGGACAATCATACCATAAAAATGGTATTCAAGGAATACATTCATCCATTAGATACAAAAGTTATTCAAAAAATGATTGATATAGAAGGGGTAGACAAGTATGTGAAAAAGCTAGATACCATTGCCTATATCCTCTTATTTATTTACGCACAACTTAAAAAATCAGAAAATCTTGCAGTAATCAGTCAGTCTGTTTCACGCAAAAAAACGGTGCAGCGATTAGTAGGTATAGACAGTATCAGTAAGTCACAACTCTCGCGTAAGAATAGACAAATCCCACATGAAATACCAGAAGCTATTCTTCGTCATCTCATTCAAAAGGTACAGTATACACTAGGACCTGTGAAAGCAGGAAAGGCATTGCTTCAGCTGCATTTGATTGATTCATCGACTATTTCCATGTGTCTTAGTGGCTATGAATGGGCTGATTTTCGAGAAACAAAAGCCGGGATTAAAATGCACACTTCAATTAGGTTGTGCAATGATACGCTCTCGCTAGATAAGATGATTCTAACGCCAGCCCGACCAGCGGATGAGACACAGCTGGATGAATTAATTGTTTATCAGTTAGATGTGCTTCATGTATTCGATCGCGGGTACTTCAACTTTGCGAAGTTCGATGCCTATTCGGAAAAAGGAATAAAATTTGCAACGCGTATCAAAGCCAATACAGTGGTACACGTCGTGGAAGAGTTACTCGTGGATCCATCTTCTCCCATCACACGCCATGCCATGGTGACAATCGGAAACATGAAACATCCATTACAATTGATAGAGACAACAGATAGTAATGGCAAGCCTATTCGGATTGTGTGTAACGACGCCAAGCGCAGTGCGCAAGAAATCAGCGATATCTACCGAAACCGCTGGAAAATAGAGTTGTTTTTCAAATGGATCAAGCAACACTTGGTCATTACAACATTATATGGTAAGAGTGAAAATGCCGTTTATAATCAAGTCTATCTTGCAATGATTACCTTTTGCCTGATCATCCTAATGAAAAATAAAATAGGTTTCAAAGGAACCTTGCTGGAAATGTTGCGTTGGATAAAGGATGGTTACGATCAATCCATGGCAACCTTTATTTTGAAAGTGCGTAAAGAACCAGAGCGAGAGTCCAGTGGACGACGAAGGTGGGACAATGAGCGAATTTTTGCAGAGACCCTAGCACAATATGAGACAGGAGACGTGTTACACTTAGATGATTTAACATACGATCTATTCGTTTAA